A genomic segment from Limosilactobacillus sp. encodes:
- a CDS encoding FtsB family cell division protein, protein MKNRKVVQLETPHVQQVGMDRAARRRVHIRRCERIAACFLVIFIFLGWQILSSRHTLAKVNTNISQTQTELKKQKQTGKQLNQQIKQLHDPEYVQQVIRSKYNYSKKGETIYNLDN, encoded by the coding sequence ATGAAAAATCGAAAAGTTGTTCAGCTTGAGACCCCTCATGTTCAGCAGGTTGGGATGGACCGGGCCGCTCGTCGACGGGTTCATATTCGGCGGTGTGAGCGGATCGCGGCCTGCTTTTTGGTTATCTTCATCTTTTTGGGCTGGCAGATCCTGAGCAGTCGCCACACACTGGCAAAGGTGAATACTAATATTTCACAAACCCAGACCGAACTAAAAAAGCAAAAGCAGACGGGCAAGCAGCTCAACCAGCAGATTAAGCAGCTTCACGATCCCGAGTATGTTCAGCAGGTAATCCGTTCGAAGTACAACTACTCGAAGAAGGGTGAAACGATTTATAACCTCGACAATTAA
- the pth gene encoding aminoacyl-tRNA hydrolase, whose translation MKMIVGLGNIGTRYDETRHNTGFMVVDQLARDYHLGAFTHLKQEAVAVSGVINGTKVMLVKPTTFMNDSGRAVGPLVDYYDLDLDDLVIVNDDLDMPVGQIRLKTHGASGGHNGLKSIINALGTKQFNRVKLGIDHPKHGTVVSHVLGKFSAEERPEFDAAVEQAEHALEDWINGEDFAQLMNNYN comes from the coding sequence ATGAAGATGATTGTTGGTCTGGGAAATATCGGGACGCGGTACGATGAAACGCGACACAACACGGGCTTTATGGTGGTTGATCAGCTGGCCCGGGACTATCACTTGGGGGCCTTTACCCACCTCAAGCAGGAGGCGGTGGCCGTTTCCGGCGTGATCAACGGGACCAAGGTCATGCTGGTCAAGCCGACGACCTTCATGAACGATTCCGGGCGCGCAGTGGGGCCCTTGGTTGACTATTACGATCTCGATTTAGATGACCTGGTAATCGTCAACGATGATCTTGACATGCCGGTTGGCCAGATTCGGCTCAAGACTCATGGGGCCTCGGGCGGCCATAATGGCCTGAAGAGCATCATCAACGCCCTCGGGACCAAGCAGTTCAATCGGGTCAAGCTCGGCATCGACCATCCCAAGCACGGCACGGTGGTCAGCCACGTCCTCGGCAAGTTCAGCGCCGAAGAACGGCCCGAGTTTGACGCGGCCGTTGAACAGGCCGAGCACGCCCTCGAGGATTGGATCAATGGCGAGGACTTTGCCCAGCTAATGAATAATTACAATTAA
- the hpt gene encoding hypoxanthine phosphoribosyltransferase: MNNDIEKVLFTKEDIEKATDRLAKQLTKDYRDKNPLIVCVLTGAVLFTVDMIEKMDIMAQLDFIDVSTYFGGTASTGNLKLIHDLNKDVRGRNVLIMEDIVDSGHTLKFLIDLLKERGAKSIKTASMMDKPEGREYDVSVDYYGVRVPNEFLVGYGLDYKGYYRNLPYIGVLKPSVYQED; encoded by the coding sequence ATGAATAACGACATCGAAAAGGTTCTGTTTACAAAGGAAGACATCGAAAAGGCCACTGACCGGCTTGCCAAGCAACTGACCAAAGACTACCGGGACAAGAATCCGTTGATCGTCTGTGTCTTAACCGGGGCGGTCCTGTTCACGGTGGACATGATTGAGAAGATGGACATCATGGCCCAGCTGGACTTCATCGACGTCTCCACCTACTTTGGGGGGACCGCATCGACGGGCAATCTGAAGCTGATTCATGATCTGAACAAGGACGTTCGCGGCCGCAACGTCTTGATCATGGAGGACATCGTCGACAGTGGTCACACCCTGAAGTTCTTGATTGACCTGTTGAAGGAGCGGGGAGCCAAGAGCATTAAGACCGCTTCGATGATGGACAAGCCGGAGGGACGGGAGTACGACGTCAGCGTCGATTACTACGGTGTCCGGGTCCCGAACGAGTTCCTGGTCGGCTACGGGCTCGACTACAAGGGCTACTACCGGAACCTGCCTTATATCGGCGTATTGAAGCCGTCCGTTTACCAAGAAGATTAA
- the mfd gene encoding transcription-repair coupling factor — translation MEKVPAFSKITKTLAPKKHQLVTGIAGSARTLLLAALLKKTQHPILAVTDSLTHMQELADDLGNLLADEQVYQFPVEEVLAAEVATSSPNYRLQRVQALNALEQQTNAIVVTSAAGLRRNIVSPQFFREATLKIEVGGELDPETARNQLSAMGYQLQKMVLRPGDFAIRGSIIDIYALNTTDPVRVDLFDTEVDSLRYFDASTQKSIDNVKQVEILPATDFILPPAEFTRVEQAVEAQYHDLQQLADGDQDIKEQVNNRFVPLITALKAHHLPNELLEFSNVVYPTNHSLLDYLTKEGVVYLDDFGRIKQAAMQMQAEDHGWLADKVKYHQLTTVPELSNDLEQLVHADSHAQLFSALFKKGMGNQRFNLLTELTARPMQRFFGQMPLLKSELQRWVEQGQSVILMANSKARRDQIARTLREFDVSAIETQPDDLKQNVVQLVAANLNDGFELPAGGLVVVTEGEMFKQVTKKRHRPQKLANAERLKSYTDLKPGDYVVHVNHGIGIFSGIRTMEVDGVHQDYMVINYRNNAQIFVPVTQLNLVQKYVSSESKTPRLNRLGGNEWAKTKRRVASKVEDIADELVDLYSKRETAKGYAFPHDDYLQKQFDANFPYTETRDQLRSIKEIKTDMEKPKPMDRLLVGDVGYGKTEVAMRAIFKAVAGGKQVAFLVPTTVLAQQHYDTLTKRFAGFPVEIALMSRFRTNKQLKETDAGLADGTIDIVVGTHRILSKDVRFKDLGLVIVDEEQRFGVKHKERLKELKNNVDVLTLTATPIPRTLHMSMLGVRDLSVLETPPAGRFPIQTYVMEQNDGAIRDGIMREMQRGGQVYYLHNRVSDIEETVAKLKELVPEAAIGYINGQMSENELETVLYEFIQGNYDVLVTTSIIETGVDIPNVNTLFVENADRMGLAQLYQIRGRIGRSNRVAYAYFMYQPNKVLTELGEKRLAAIRDFTELGSGFKIAMRDLAIRGAGNLLGKQQHGFIDSVGYDLYSAMLSDAVAKKQGKKPQETSDAEVELGVEAYLPDDYIDDQQQKIELYKSIRQAQDDSELLDLQGDLIDRFGDYPAAVGNLLLISKLKHHADLALIKQIKRRQDNITVTFSLKGSHLVKAPEIIKQLAKTKFKATLGESDQLLTVRLVIQPQMTTADWLNQLTKFVVGLGEVVQGTDQAA, via the coding sequence ATGGAAAAGGTTCCGGCCTTTTCCAAAATTACGAAGACGCTGGCGCCAAAGAAACATCAACTGGTGACCGGGATTGCCGGTTCGGCCCGAACATTGCTCTTGGCAGCGCTGCTGAAAAAAACACAGCACCCGATCCTGGCGGTGACCGATAGTCTCACCCACATGCAGGAACTGGCGGATGACCTTGGAAACCTTCTGGCCGATGAGCAGGTCTACCAGTTTCCGGTCGAAGAAGTCCTGGCGGCTGAAGTAGCGACGAGTTCGCCCAACTACCGTCTTCAGCGGGTCCAGGCACTCAACGCCCTGGAACAGCAGACTAACGCGATCGTGGTCACCTCGGCGGCGGGGCTGCGTCGGAATATCGTTTCCCCGCAGTTCTTCCGGGAAGCGACCCTAAAGATCGAAGTCGGTGGCGAATTGGATCCCGAGACCGCTCGCAATCAGCTCAGCGCAATGGGTTACCAGCTGCAAAAGATGGTGCTGCGACCGGGAGACTTTGCCATCCGGGGCTCGATCATTGACATCTACGCCCTCAACACGACGGATCCGGTCCGGGTTGACCTCTTCGACACCGAGGTCGATTCGCTGCGCTATTTTGACGCCAGCACTCAGAAGAGCATTGATAACGTCAAACAGGTTGAGATCCTGCCGGCGACCGACTTCATCCTGCCACCGGCGGAGTTCACCCGGGTCGAGCAGGCGGTTGAAGCCCAGTACCATGACCTGCAGCAGCTAGCAGACGGCGATCAGGATATTAAGGAACAGGTCAACAACCGCTTTGTTCCGCTGATCACGGCATTGAAAGCCCACCACCTGCCAAACGAGTTGTTGGAGTTTAGCAACGTCGTCTACCCGACTAACCACTCGCTGCTCGACTACCTGACGAAGGAGGGAGTCGTCTACCTGGATGATTTTGGCCGAATCAAGCAGGCGGCCATGCAGATGCAGGCCGAGGACCATGGCTGGCTGGCGGACAAGGTGAAGTATCACCAACTGACGACGGTGCCGGAGTTGAGCAATGATCTGGAGCAGCTGGTGCACGCGGATAGTCACGCCCAGTTGTTCAGCGCCCTCTTCAAGAAGGGGATGGGCAACCAACGCTTTAATCTGCTGACTGAATTGACGGCCCGGCCGATGCAGCGTTTCTTTGGCCAAATGCCACTGTTAAAGTCCGAACTGCAGCGTTGGGTTGAGCAGGGGCAGTCGGTGATTTTGATGGCCAACTCCAAGGCCCGGCGCGACCAAATCGCCCGGACCTTGCGGGAATTTGACGTTTCCGCCATCGAAACCCAGCCGGACGACCTGAAGCAAAACGTGGTCCAGCTGGTGGCCGCCAACCTCAACGACGGCTTTGAGCTGCCGGCCGGGGGCTTGGTCGTGGTCACTGAGGGTGAAATGTTTAAGCAGGTCACCAAGAAGCGCCATCGTCCCCAGAAACTGGCGAATGCCGAGCGGCTCAAGAGCTACACTGACTTGAAGCCCGGTGACTACGTGGTACACGTCAACCACGGGATCGGAATCTTTAGCGGGATCCGAACCATGGAGGTCGACGGGGTTCACCAGGATTACATGGTGATCAACTACCGGAATAATGCCCAGATCTTCGTTCCGGTTACCCAACTGAACCTGGTGCAAAAATACGTCTCATCGGAGTCCAAGACGCCGCGCTTGAACCGGCTCGGTGGCAACGAGTGGGCGAAAACGAAGCGCCGGGTGGCTTCCAAAGTGGAGGACATCGCCGATGAACTGGTCGATCTTTACTCCAAGCGTGAAACGGCCAAGGGCTATGCCTTTCCGCATGACGACTACCTGCAAAAGCAGTTTGATGCCAACTTTCCGTACACTGAAACCCGGGACCAGCTGCGCAGCATCAAGGAAATCAAGACGGACATGGAAAAGCCCAAGCCGATGGACCGGCTCTTGGTCGGGGATGTCGGTTACGGGAAGACCGAAGTGGCGATGCGGGCGATCTTTAAGGCGGTCGCGGGCGGCAAGCAGGTGGCCTTCTTGGTGCCGACGACGGTCCTGGCCCAGCAGCACTACGACACTTTGACCAAGCGTTTCGCGGGCTTCCCGGTTGAAATTGCGCTGATGTCCCGTTTTCGGACAAACAAGCAGCTCAAGGAAACCGACGCTGGTCTGGCCGATGGAACGATTGACATCGTCGTCGGCACCCACCGGATCCTGTCCAAAGATGTTCGTTTTAAAGACTTGGGACTGGTAATTGTCGACGAGGAGCAGCGGTTTGGGGTTAAGCATAAGGAGCGGCTCAAGGAGTTGAAAAACAACGTTGACGTTTTGACCCTGACCGCCACGCCGATTCCGCGGACCCTGCACATGTCGATGCTCGGCGTGCGGGACCTTTCCGTCCTGGAGACCCCACCGGCCGGTCGCTTCCCAATCCAAACTTACGTGATGGAACAAAACGACGGCGCCATCCGCGACGGGATCATGCGGGAAATGCAGCGGGGCGGCCAGGTTTATTACCTGCACAACCGGGTTAGTGACATCGAAGAGACGGTTGCCAAACTCAAGGAACTGGTCCCCGAGGCCGCAATTGGCTACATCAATGGTCAGATGAGCGAAAACGAACTGGAGACGGTGCTCTACGAATTTATCCAGGGCAACTACGACGTCCTGGTGACAACGTCGATCATTGAGACCGGGGTCGATATCCCCAACGTCAACACCCTCTTCGTGGAGAACGCGGACCGAATGGGGCTGGCTCAGCTCTACCAGATCCGGGGGCGGATTGGTCGCTCCAACCGGGTGGCCTACGCCTACTTCATGTACCAACCCAACAAGGTGCTGACCGAGCTGGGGGAGAAACGACTGGCCGCCATTCGGGACTTCACTGAGCTGGGGTCCGGCTTTAAGATTGCCATGCGGGACCTGGCAATCCGTGGTGCGGGAAACCTCTTGGGAAAGCAGCAGCACGGCTTCATCGATTCGGTGGGGTACGATCTTTACTCGGCCATGCTTTCTGATGCCGTGGCCAAGAAGCAGGGTAAGAAGCCGCAGGAGACGTCTGACGCCGAGGTTGAATTGGGTGTCGAGGCCTACCTGCCGGATGATTACATTGACGACCAGCAGCAGAAGATTGAACTATACAAGTCAATTCGTCAGGCCCAGGATGATAGTGAGCTCCTGGATCTGCAGGGCGATTTGATTGACCGCTTTGGCGACTACCCGGCTGCGGTCGGCAACCTGTTGTTGATCAGCAAGCTCAAGCATCACGCGGACCTGGCACTGATCAAGCAGATCAAGCGCCGCCAGGATAACATTACGGTAACCTTTAGCCTGAAGGGCAGTCACCTGGTGAAGGCCCCGGAGATTATTAAGCAGCTAGCAAAGACCAAGTTTAAGGCAACCCTGGGTGAGAGTGATCAATTGCTGACCGTACGGCTGGTAATCCAACCCCAGATGACGACGGCCGACTGGCTCAACCAACTGACCAAGTTTGTGGTGGGGCTAGGCGAGGTCGTCCAGGGTACCGACCAGGCTGCATAA
- a CDS encoding RNA-binding S4 domain-containing protein yields MRLDKFLKVSRIIKRRSVAKEIADQGRILVNDHPAKSSSKVAVGDTLTIKFGNKTEIVKINRIVETTKKSEAEDMYEILDEKYAENFD; encoded by the coding sequence ATGCGATTAGATAAATTCTTAAAAGTTTCACGAATTATTAAGCGCCGTTCCGTTGCCAAGGAGATCGCCGACCAAGGACGGATCCTGGTCAACGATCATCCGGCCAAGTCATCGTCCAAGGTGGCGGTGGGTGACACGCTGACGATTAAGTTTGGCAACAAGACCGAGATCGTCAAGATCAATCGGATCGTTGAAACCACTAAGAAGAGCGAAGCCGAGGATATGTATGAAATCCTCGACGAAAAATACGCTGAAAACTTTGATTGA
- a CDS encoding S1 domain-containing RNA-binding protein, with the protein MAIEVGAKVSGKVSGITNFGAFVDLDDNQTGLVHISQISDKYIKDIHDVLAVGDTVTVKVTRIGDDGKIALSMKAAAPHEHKDDHEHGHGHGHFDRQRGEERHYHHERNNDYHGHRDSGYRGGFGGGAHHHSSHQHEDFNEMLAGYMKESESRLSTLKRQTDGKRGGRGGRRS; encoded by the coding sequence ATGGCAATTGAAGTGGGAGCAAAGGTTTCAGGAAAAGTTTCAGGAATCACTAATTTTGGTGCGTTTGTCGATCTTGACGATAATCAAACGGGATTGGTCCACATCAGTCAGATTTCTGATAAGTACATTAAAGACATTCATGACGTGCTGGCAGTCGGCGACACGGTGACGGTCAAGGTTACGCGGATCGGTGACGATGGTAAGATCGCCCTTTCGATGAAGGCGGCAGCTCCTCACGAGCACAAGGACGACCATGAGCACGGTCATGGCCACGGCCACTTTGATCGTCAGCGGGGTGAGGAGCGTCACTACCACCACGAACGCAACAATGACTACCATGGTCATCGTGACAGCGGCTACCGGGGCGGCTTTGGCGGGGGTGCCCACCATCACAGCAGTCACCAGCACGAGGACTTTAACGAAATGCTGGCGGGCTACATGAAGGAGAGCGAGTCCCGTTTGTCGACACTGAAGCGGCAGACTGACGGCAAGCGTGGTGGCCGTGGTGGCCGGCGCAGCTAA
- the tilS gene encoding tRNA lysidine(34) synthetase TilS, whose translation MTIQTDFKRHLQEGRFFTSNELVVVAVSTGVDSMTLLDLLQSLPKEQRPRLLVAHVNHELRDQSKLEEQFIRNYCQKRGLRLAVAHWPRRQHPATGIEEAGRQFRYAFFARLMKKNGSKVLLTAHHADDLAETIMMKLTRGGQLAQLVGIADRRPFAGGQLVRPLLPFRKQELYDYATSRQLTWFEDATNRKLTVSRNRFRHQIIPALEKENPHFVDHLLDYREQLADLLAWRDQAVGNQLAKISVAGRLNLATLRSLPAVRQSILLRTWLERAGVRDLKSKQIRQLIGALANPHQPQRRLELPGNWSLVHDYDWCWLEKADKMRGQSQKAPAHVVKLGQRYPIDDQSNLVVTDEPLSETHLLPMWLAPTQLPLLLRPWRPGDQLLLKSGGHQAVRRVLIDQKVPLAQRERQLVLVDSQGTVVWLVGRKWSWFTRPADYKRTWRRLLIGIVKRRGEKHE comes from the coding sequence ATGACAATCCAAACAGACTTTAAGCGGCACTTACAAGAGGGCCGCTTTTTTACTAGCAATGAGCTGGTCGTGGTGGCCGTCTCCACGGGCGTTGATTCGATGACCCTACTGGACTTGCTGCAGAGTCTGCCCAAAGAGCAGCGGCCACGGTTGTTGGTGGCCCACGTCAATCACGAGCTGCGGGATCAAAGCAAGCTTGAGGAACAATTCATCCGGAATTACTGCCAAAAACGTGGCTTGCGACTGGCGGTTGCTCACTGGCCCCGGCGCCAGCATCCCGCCACGGGCATCGAGGAGGCGGGGCGCCAGTTTCGCTACGCCTTTTTCGCCCGTTTGATGAAGAAAAACGGGAGCAAGGTCCTGTTGACGGCCCACCATGCCGACGACCTGGCGGAAACAATCATGATGAAGCTGACCCGGGGCGGTCAGTTGGCGCAGCTGGTGGGGATTGCCGACCGCCGACCTTTTGCGGGTGGTCAGCTAGTCCGGCCGTTGCTGCCGTTTCGGAAGCAGGAACTCTATGATTACGCCACCAGCCGTCAGCTGACTTGGTTTGAGGATGCTACCAACCGGAAGCTGACGGTCAGCCGCAATCGTTTCCGTCACCAAATCATCCCCGCCCTTGAAAAGGAAAATCCACACTTCGTTGACCACCTGCTTGATTACCGGGAACAGTTGGCTGACTTACTCGCCTGGCGGGACCAGGCAGTGGGAAACCAACTGGCGAAAATTAGCGTGGCAGGGCGGTTGAACCTTGCCACTCTGCGCAGCCTTCCTGCGGTCCGCCAGTCAATTTTGCTGCGGACCTGGCTAGAACGGGCGGGAGTTCGAGATTTGAAAAGCAAACAGATCCGGCAGCTGATCGGGGCGCTAGCTAATCCGCACCAGCCGCAGCGTCGCCTTGAGTTGCCGGGAAATTGGTCCTTGGTTCACGACTATGACTGGTGCTGGCTGGAAAAAGCAGACAAAATGCGTGGCCAGTCGCAAAAAGCACCGGCGCATGTGGTAAAATTGGGCCAACGATACCCAATTGATGACCAATCTAATTTAGTCGTGACAGACGAGCCGCTGTCGGAAACGCATTTGTTGCCAATGTGGCTTGCGCCGACCCAGCTGCCATTGTTATTGCGGCCGTGGCGGCCTGGTGATCAACTGTTATTAAAAAGTGGTGGTCACCAGGCGGTCCGGCGGGTATTGATTGACCAGAAGGTTCCGCTTGCTCAGCGGGAGCGCCAGCTGGTGCTCGTTGACTCCCAGGGCACCGTCGTTTGGCTGGTGGGCCGCAAATGGAGCTGGTTTACCCGACCCGCGGATTACAAGCGTACCTGGCGGCGACTACTGATTGGAATAGTAAAGCGAAGAGGAGAAAAACATGAATAA